Proteins encoded together in one Amphritea japonica ATCC BAA-1530 window:
- a CDS encoding NapC/NirT family cytochrome c, with the protein MKLPSQQKDTMSTIGHTKQIWRHYTGGFIFISIAGVLGGGALLVSADAFLQYSNTTEFCISCHEMKTTVFQEYTQTAHYNNRTGIRVGCSDCHVPKTGLAMFSRKIGAAKDIYGHLIGIIDTPAKFEANRLEMAETVWQYMSESNSRECRSCHDFEAMDFKQQQRRPRKKHPQAMRDGKTCIDCHKGIAHELPADFDLADDG; encoded by the coding sequence ATGAAACTTCCCTCACAACAAAAAGACACAATGTCGACCATTGGTCATACTAAACAGATCTGGCGACACTACACAGGCGGCTTTATCTTTATTTCCATAGCGGGGGTGCTCGGTGGAGGGGCTCTTCTGGTGAGTGCGGATGCTTTTTTGCAATACAGTAATACTACTGAATTCTGTATATCCTGCCATGAGATGAAAACCACTGTTTTTCAGGAATATACGCAAACAGCTCACTATAACAATCGCACCGGAATCCGAGTAGGTTGTAGCGATTGCCATGTTCCAAAGACGGGGCTGGCGATGTTCTCCCGCAAAATTGGTGCTGCAAAAGATATCTATGGCCACCTAATCGGTATCATCGATACCCCAGCAAAATTTGAAGCCAATCGCCTCGAAATGGCTGAAACCGTTTGGCAATACATGTCTGAGTCAAATTCTCGAGAATGTCGTTCTTGCCATGATTTTGAGGCGATGGACTTTAAACAACAGCAAAGACGACCAAGAAAGAAGCACCCGCAGGCAATGCGAGATGGCAAGACCTGTATCGACTGTCATAAAGGGATAGCACATGAGTTACCGGCTGATTTTGATTTAGCTGACGACGGCTGA
- a CDS encoding DUF4040 domain-containing protein has translation MAEFIDLVLLAMLALTALRIIFLKDLFAVVMLFGIYSFLSALIFLNLDAVDVAFTEASVGAGISTVLMLVTLAMTGRKEKQSTHSTLLPLFVVLVTGAALIYGTLDMPPFGHPDNPVHQHVAPRYIEESPKEVGLPNMVTSVLASYRGFDTLGETVVVFSAVIGVLSLLGVRRKKRKDLESGLESHRVLHVVAKIIIPLVILFALYVQFHGDFGPGGGFQAGVIAAAAFILYALVLGLPKAFAVVGPRFLQWMAAVGVLLYASVGLYSMYRGGHFLDYNQLAADPIAGQHYGIIIIELGVGITVFAVMLNIFYAFGSQAERSNVQ, from the coding sequence ATGGCCGAGTTTATTGATCTGGTGCTGTTGGCAATGCTTGCGCTGACCGCCTTGCGGATCATTTTCTTAAAAGATCTGTTTGCTGTTGTGATGCTGTTCGGTATCTACAGTTTTCTATCCGCTTTGATATTTCTGAACCTTGATGCGGTTGACGTAGCTTTTACTGAGGCCTCTGTTGGTGCGGGTATCTCTACGGTTCTGATGCTTGTAACCCTGGCAATGACTGGCCGGAAAGAGAAACAGAGTACACACTCTACGCTACTGCCGCTATTTGTTGTCCTGGTCACAGGTGCTGCGTTAATTTATGGCACTCTTGATATGCCGCCTTTCGGACATCCCGATAATCCAGTGCATCAGCATGTTGCACCTCGTTATATTGAAGAGTCTCCGAAAGAAGTCGGCTTACCTAATATGGTTACATCGGTGTTAGCCAGTTATCGCGGCTTCGATACGCTGGGTGAAACGGTCGTAGTATTCTCTGCTGTTATTGGTGTTCTCTCACTGTTGGGAGTAAGACGTAAGAAGAGAAAAGACCTTGAGTCGGGTCTGGAATCACATAGAGTGCTGCATGTGGTTGCCAAAATCATTATCCCTCTGGTTATTCTGTTTGCCTTATATGTTCAGTTCCATGGTGATTTCGGCCCGGGAGGAGGTTTCCAGGCCGGTGTAATCGCAGCCGCTGCTTTTATTTTGTATGCACTGGTTCTTGGGCTGCCTAAAGCATTTGCAGTGGTAGGGCCCAGATTCCTACAGTGGATGGCCGCTGTTGGTGTGCTGCTCTATGCCAGTGTTGGGCTGTACAGTATGTATAGAGGCGGTCATTTCCTCGATTACAATCAACTTGCCGCAGATCCGATAGCCGGTCAGCACTACGGCATTATTATTATTGAGCTGGGTGTGGGTATTACCGTATTTGCGGTCATGCTGAATATTTTCTATGCCTTTGGCAGCCAGGCAGAGAGGTCAAACGTCCAGTGA
- a CDS encoding c-type cytochrome, with protein MNIINHNFDYLRQRFLLTLASFLVACAGLLATGPVASAEIESSIARGGQLYDKWYLVIGAEEPQKSHTAYPSDKAYASKPKSNWRCKECHGWDYMGKDGAYSSGKHSTGIPGITAYQNADLSMVINVLKDSTHGFTDEMMDPQDFEDLAMFVSKGQVNMDKYIDRATKRVAGDIVQGEKVFNTVCAKCHGKDGKGVEDGEALGEVANANPWEAYHKIRNGQPDEDMPALLVLDNQIILNLLAYMQTLPE; from the coding sequence GTGAATATCATAAACCACAATTTCGATTACCTGAGGCAAAGGTTTTTACTGACCCTTGCTTCTTTCCTGGTTGCTTGTGCTGGCCTTTTGGCCACGGGGCCTGTTGCCTCAGCAGAGATTGAGTCATCCATTGCTCGCGGTGGACAACTGTACGATAAGTGGTATCTGGTTATTGGAGCTGAGGAGCCTCAGAAGAGCCATACTGCCTACCCCTCAGATAAAGCCTACGCGAGTAAACCAAAAAGTAACTGGCGCTGCAAAGAGTGCCACGGTTGGGATTACATGGGTAAAGACGGTGCCTATTCAAGCGGCAAGCACTCAACAGGGATCCCCGGTATCACGGCTTACCAGAATGCTGATTTGTCCATGGTTATCAACGTACTCAAAGATAGTACCCACGGCTTCACCGATGAAATGATGGATCCTCAGGATTTTGAAGATCTTGCCATGTTTGTCAGTAAAGGACAGGTAAACATGGATAAATACATAGATCGAGCAACCAAACGTGTTGCCGGCGATATTGTGCAGGGTGAGAAAGTATTCAATACAGTGTGTGCAAAATGTCATGGAAAAGACGGCAAAGGGGTAGAGGATGGAGAAGCACTGGGTGAAGTCGCAAATGCTAACCCTTGGGAGGCATATCATAAGATCCGAAACGGCCAGCCAGATGAAGATATGCCTGCATTGCTTGTGTTAGACAATCAAATCATCCTGAATCTTCTCGCCTATATGCAGACCTTACCTGAATAG
- the yegD gene encoding molecular chaperone, with translation MAIGFDFGTSNCSVAHVINGHVQTIPLSDNESFILSALCAPTRESVSEYLFSCLDILPGSSVGEEVLRNAIAENRAEGLNIQLGDVLFGNQALDLYLEDPDFVYYVKSPKSFLGTQQLRETQLALFENIVCAMMANVKSRAEVYLERDISETVIGRPINFNTLGGEKSNIQAEGILRRAASRAGFKHIEFQFEPVAAGLDFESTLTSEKNVLVVDIGGGTSDCSLIRMGPEWLEKKDRAETLLAHAGKSVGGNNLDIAIAFQRFMPEFGKETDFKSGKVIPTMTFWDAVATNDVNAQRSFYSYQNLDALNRIRMDAKHPEKIERLIQVHKKALGHMVVGESEKAKIALSNQSDYTANINLLSETVDIHLLSEQMEKSIAEPMRQIKGLIEEILLQGEVTPDVVYITGGSARSPIVRKVVESVLPDIPIVSGNFLSSVTEGLARWANLCFR, from the coding sequence ATGGCGATTGGCTTTGATTTTGGAACATCGAATTGTTCGGTTGCTCATGTTATTAACGGGCATGTTCAAACGATTCCTTTATCCGATAACGAGTCGTTTATCCTATCGGCATTGTGCGCACCGACCCGTGAATCCGTTTCCGAGTATCTGTTTAGTTGCCTGGATATTTTACCCGGTAGCAGTGTTGGTGAAGAGGTGCTCAGAAATGCAATTGCCGAGAACCGTGCCGAGGGTTTGAACATCCAATTGGGTGATGTGCTCTTTGGCAATCAGGCTTTAGATCTGTATCTGGAAGACCCTGATTTTGTCTACTACGTTAAGTCACCGAAATCCTTTCTCGGCACACAGCAGCTGCGTGAAACTCAGCTTGCACTGTTTGAAAATATTGTCTGTGCCATGATGGCGAATGTCAAAAGCAGAGCTGAAGTGTATTTAGAGCGAGATATCAGTGAAACGGTAATCGGCAGGCCTATAAATTTTAATACGTTGGGGGGTGAAAAATCCAACATTCAGGCCGAAGGGATACTTCGCAGAGCAGCTTCCAGGGCAGGGTTCAAGCATATTGAATTTCAATTTGAACCTGTAGCCGCAGGCCTGGACTTTGAGTCGACTTTAACCTCCGAGAAGAATGTATTGGTGGTCGATATTGGCGGCGGCACATCTGACTGTTCACTGATACGTATGGGGCCTGAATGGCTGGAGAAAAAGGATCGAGCAGAGACGCTTTTGGCCCATGCTGGAAAGTCAGTGGGCGGTAATAATTTGGATATTGCTATCGCTTTCCAGCGGTTTATGCCGGAATTTGGCAAGGAAACTGACTTTAAATCAGGAAAGGTGATACCAACGATGACCTTTTGGGATGCGGTTGCAACGAATGATGTAAATGCGCAAAGAAGCTTTTACTCATATCAGAATTTGGACGCACTCAATCGAATACGCATGGATGCCAAGCATCCTGAAAAAATTGAAAGGCTGATTCAGGTGCACAAAAAAGCGTTGGGTCATATGGTCGTCGGAGAGTCTGAAAAGGCAAAAATTGCCCTATCAAATCAATCAGACTATACCGCGAATATCAATTTGTTATCAGAGACTGTTGATATCCATCTATTATCAGAGCAGATGGAAAAATCTATTGCTGAGCCTATGCGTCAGATTAAAGGATTGATAGAAGAAATACTGCTACAAGGGGAGGTAACACCGGATGTGGTGTACATAACTGGTGGTTCTGCGCGTTCCCCTATTGTCAGAAAAGTTGTGGAATCAGTGTTGCCTGATATACCCATAGTCAGTGGTAACTTTCTGAGCTCAGTGACTGAAGGCTTGGCACGATGGGCAAATTTATGTTTTAGATAA
- a CDS encoding hydrogen peroxide-inducible genes activator encodes MALEKPTIKQLEYFVRLAESTTFRSAAEQLKISQPTLTAQIYNLEKTLNLTLIERSRSGATLTPAGRDLLSNARQVLEEMNGLLDQAAMINHGPGGIFRMGVSPTVGPYLLPHILPGLHQTYASLKLFVRENTPKALELDLLEGRLDLVLIPRPFSNPRLTTEVLFDEPLKLITPEDHPLAKLERVSSHHLKDQNILTLEKQYSSYQQMELLCSELGATIARDYEGSSLDALRQMVIMQMGLTFLPSLYIYSEIHQPQGLIVRDIENLNLYRTHVLAWRQNSPNRSFYRQLAELIRSLVKTNLHEARLNF; translated from the coding sequence ATGGCCCTGGAAAAACCGACCATTAAACAGTTGGAATACTTTGTTCGCCTGGCCGAATCCACTACTTTCCGTAGCGCTGCAGAGCAACTCAAAATCAGTCAGCCAACTCTGACAGCTCAGATCTATAACCTGGAAAAAACCTTAAACCTGACCTTAATTGAACGTAGCCGCAGCGGGGCTACTCTAACCCCGGCAGGCAGGGATTTACTGTCAAACGCCCGTCAGGTTCTTGAGGAAATGAATGGCCTTCTGGATCAGGCAGCGATGATTAATCATGGACCTGGAGGTATCTTCCGTATGGGGGTATCACCCACCGTCGGCCCCTACCTGCTGCCGCATATCTTACCGGGATTACATCAAACCTACGCATCCCTTAAACTCTTTGTAAGGGAGAACACACCAAAAGCATTAGAGCTTGACCTGCTTGAGGGGCGACTGGACCTGGTACTGATTCCACGACCATTTAGCAACCCTCGCCTGACCACTGAAGTACTATTTGATGAACCACTTAAACTGATTACACCAGAAGATCATCCACTGGCTAAGCTGGAAAGAGTCAGCTCCCATCATCTGAAAGATCAGAACATACTGACACTGGAAAAACAGTACAGTAGCTACCAGCAGATGGAACTTCTGTGTTCCGAACTGGGAGCTACTATTGCCAGGGATTACGAGGGCAGTAGCCTGGATGCCCTGCGGCAGATGGTGATCATGCAGATGGGATTAACTTTCTTACCCTCGCTTTATATCTATTCTGAAATTCACCAGCCCCAAGGGTTGATCGTCAGAGATATTGAAAACCTGAATCTGTATCGCACCCATGTACTGGCATGGCGACAGAACTCACCAAACCGTAGTTTTTACAGGCAATTAGCAGAGCTGATACGTTCATTAGTGAAAACAAACCTACATGAAGCCAGGTTGAATTTCTGA
- the mnhG gene encoding monovalent cation/H(+) antiporter subunit G, with product MDFLDIVSSILLLAGVFFGLSGAVGLFRFPDFFTRIHAASVTDSIAAILIIGGLLLQTSFDLNTAKLVFILLFLMVTSPTASHALAKSARHGGLLTLAETNPQDKQESAK from the coding sequence ATGGATTTCCTGGACATTGTCAGCAGCATACTGCTTCTTGCAGGGGTGTTTTTTGGATTGAGCGGTGCTGTCGGGCTGTTCCGGTTCCCGGATTTTTTTACCCGGATACACGCAGCCAGTGTTACTGATTCCATAGCCGCTATCCTGATTATCGGCGGTTTACTGTTACAAACCTCATTTGATCTGAATACGGCCAAGTTAGTGTTTATTCTGCTGTTTCTGATGGTTACCAGTCCCACGGCCTCCCATGCACTGGCAAAATCTGCCCGCCATGGTGGATTACTTACACTGGCAGAAACCAACCCGCAAGATAAACAGGAGAGTGCTAAGTAA
- a CDS encoding Na+/H+ antiporter subunit E codes for MHIAKWAVVLSIFWLLLSGFIEPLLLSFGAISVVIVLFILKRMDKVENEPGQIGTSIRLIRYTPWLIGQIFSSAIHVTKLIWGSPDKVSPAIEKINAKDVPASSRVLYANSITLTPGTLSVDLDESEVTVHALHKSSIEELQKGQMEKKITGIWGENK; via the coding sequence ATGCATATTGCTAAATGGGCGGTAGTACTTTCAATATTCTGGTTGTTGCTTTCCGGCTTCATCGAACCGCTCTTACTGAGTTTCGGTGCCATATCCGTCGTTATCGTGCTGTTTATCTTAAAGCGTATGGATAAAGTCGAAAATGAGCCCGGGCAGATAGGTACAAGTATTCGACTAATCCGGTATACCCCCTGGCTGATCGGGCAGATTTTTAGTTCTGCTATCCATGTCACGAAACTGATCTGGGGTTCACCTGATAAGGTTTCGCCTGCCATCGAAAAAATTAACGCAAAAGACGTACCTGCAAGCAGCCGTGTGCTTTATGCAAATTCAATAACTCTGACTCCAGGCACATTGAGTGTGGATCTGGACGAAAGTGAAGTGACTGTTCATGCGCTGCACAAATCGTCAATCGAAGAACTGCAAAAAGGTCAGATGGAAAAGAAAATTACCGGTATCTGGGGCGAAAACAAATGA
- a CDS encoding EAL and HDOD domain-containing protein, whose protein sequence is MDTSSDSQVLMARQPIFDRSQRVVAYELLYRDEQDTEHALFRGSGATREVILNSYTSISDQGSLKRVPAFINLTRDLLVSEDFPELPRKNIVIEILEDIEIDRELIIAVHRLAKAGYRIALDDFIYKAEAVPLLKMAHIVKVDVKGMSFDQVAEQVRLITPFKVTLLAEKIETVEMLEECNKLGFKLFQGHFLSKPKLVKGKKVDPNQAALFELVQELQNPNTTPERLEHLIIRDPVLTYKLLRIVNSAAYSLVRKVESLTEAIVMLGMAQIRKWATLIALNNQSGKPEEISRSLLVRGRMCEEVALAAKLSNHGSYFMTGMMSNLHLLLDIDQKTMLKEVPLSDDIKNAILYNEGQMGETLLHVGNYEAGDWDLLPSNFDANLYEACYRKALDWSKEAMQALNDLEM, encoded by the coding sequence ATGGACACCTCTTCAGATTCTCAGGTTCTGATGGCACGGCAACCGATTTTCGACCGAAGTCAGCGGGTTGTAGCCTATGAACTGCTATATCGAGACGAGCAAGACACGGAGCACGCTCTGTTTCGAGGATCAGGCGCTACCCGTGAAGTCATTCTTAACTCCTATACCAGCATCTCCGACCAGGGATCGTTGAAACGCGTTCCCGCGTTTATCAACCTCACCCGGGATTTGCTTGTCTCCGAGGACTTTCCAGAACTTCCCCGTAAAAATATTGTTATCGAGATACTCGAAGATATAGAGATAGACCGGGAGCTGATCATTGCGGTACACCGTCTGGCGAAAGCTGGCTACCGCATCGCACTTGATGACTTTATCTACAAGGCTGAAGCCGTACCGCTGCTTAAAATGGCCCATATTGTCAAAGTCGACGTTAAAGGCATGAGTTTCGACCAGGTCGCTGAACAGGTGCGCCTCATCACCCCCTTTAAAGTCACTTTGCTCGCCGAGAAAATTGAAACTGTTGAGATGTTAGAAGAGTGCAACAAGCTCGGCTTTAAGCTATTTCAGGGACACTTTCTCAGTAAGCCTAAACTGGTTAAAGGGAAAAAAGTCGATCCAAATCAGGCTGCCCTGTTTGAGCTGGTGCAAGAACTACAAAATCCAAATACCACACCTGAGCGACTTGAACATCTGATCATCCGTGATCCGGTGCTAACCTATAAATTACTCCGCATCGTCAACTCTGCCGCGTACTCTTTAGTACGAAAAGTGGAATCTCTGACTGAAGCGATTGTTATGTTGGGGATGGCTCAAATCCGGAAGTGGGCTACCTTGATCGCCCTGAACAACCAAAGCGGCAAGCCTGAAGAGATCAGTCGTAGCCTGCTGGTACGGGGAAGAATGTGTGAAGAGGTAGCGCTGGCAGCTAAACTTAGCAATCACGGCAGCTATTTCATGACCGGAATGATGTCCAATCTCCACTTGCTGCTGGATATTGATCAGAAAACCATGCTTAAAGAGGTACCACTGAGCGACGATATCAAGAATGCCATTCTTTATAATGAAGGTCAGATGGGTGAAACCTTGCTGCATGTCGGCAACTACGAAGCCGGCGACTGGGACCTACTACCCTCTAATTTTGACGCCAATCTTTACGAAGCCTGTTACCGTAAAGCGCTAGACTGGAGCAAGGAAGCGATGCAAGCACTCAACGATCTTGAGATGTAA
- a CDS encoding CDGSH iron-sulfur domain-containing protein, producing MSHADVHRAGDAPARVDLKEGETYCWCACGRSGTQPFCDGSHQGTGLDPVVFVARKSETVALCCCKQTGTAPLCDGSHNKR from the coding sequence ATGTCTCATGCTGATGTTCATCGTGCTGGTGATGCGCCAGCCAGAGTTGATCTGAAAGAGGGCGAAACCTATTGCTGGTGTGCCTGTGGTCGTTCAGGTACTCAACCTTTCTGTGATGGTTCCCATCAAGGGACCGGACTCGACCCGGTCGTCTTCGTTGCGCGAAAATCCGAAACTGTTGCACTGTGCTGTTGTAAACAAACCGGCACCGCGCCGCTCTGTGATGGGAGCCATAATAAGCGTTAA
- the ylqF gene encoding ribosome biogenesis GTPase YlqF, protein MSSINWFPGHMHKARKEIAQVMDEIDVVIEVLDARLPVSSENPMVSQLGKGKPVIKLLNKSDLADPERTQEWVDYYNSLPETQAVMLDYSQKKLISTIPDMCNKLVPSRSNNGRQVRAMIMGIPNVGKSTMINALLGKKIAKVGNEPAVTKGQKRFTLRNGMALSDTPGMLWPKIEDYDSGYRLAASGAIKNTAIEFEDVALYAAGFLRREYPELLVARYKFKQLPDHADQVLEAIGRKRGGLRPGGVIDLHKASEILLNELRGGQIGQITYETVSEWLEKWEQQRLEAERLEQERLEQERLEAESEAQRSAHRNKGNRNDT, encoded by the coding sequence ATGAGTAGTATTAACTGGTTTCCGGGCCATATGCATAAGGCCCGCAAAGAGATCGCTCAGGTGATGGATGAGATCGACGTGGTCATCGAAGTACTTGATGCCCGTTTGCCTGTGTCCAGTGAAAATCCAATGGTCTCTCAGCTGGGCAAAGGAAAGCCGGTTATTAAATTGCTGAATAAGAGCGATCTGGCCGACCCTGAACGCACTCAGGAGTGGGTCGACTATTACAATAGTCTGCCCGAAACTCAGGCGGTAATGCTCGATTATTCGCAGAAGAAATTGATCAGTACTATCCCCGATATGTGCAACAAGCTGGTGCCGTCCAGAAGTAATAATGGCCGCCAGGTACGGGCGATGATTATGGGCATTCCCAATGTTGGAAAATCAACTATGATCAACGCTTTATTGGGTAAAAAGATAGCAAAAGTGGGTAACGAGCCAGCCGTAACTAAAGGGCAAAAACGTTTTACGCTGCGTAATGGTATGGCGTTGTCGGATACCCCGGGCATGTTGTGGCCTAAGATTGAAGATTATGACTCGGGCTACCGCTTGGCTGCCAGTGGGGCGATCAAAAATACCGCGATAGAGTTTGAGGATGTGGCGCTGTATGCTGCCGGCTTCTTACGCAGGGAATATCCAGAGCTTTTGGTGGCAAGGTATAAGTTTAAACAGCTACCAGACCATGCAGATCAGGTGTTAGAGGCGATAGGCCGAAAACGTGGTGGCCTGAGACCGGGTGGTGTTATTGATCTGCATAAGGCATCAGAAATTCTGCTGAATGAGCTTCGTGGTGGCCAGATTGGTCAGATTACTTACGAAACCGTTTCTGAGTGGTTGGAAAAGTGGGAACAGCAAAGGCTTGAAGCTGAGCGCCTGGAACAGGAAAGATTGGAGCAAGAACGTTTGGAGGCTGAATCAGAGGCTCAACGATCGGCCCACCGAAATAAAGGTAATAGAAATGACACGTAA
- a CDS encoding cation:proton antiporter subunit C — translation MSFILDYYNYWVVVFLMMAGFYIVISANNLVKKIVGLNIFQTSVFMLYISMGKVSGGTAPIAVEGVTQYSNPLPHVLILTAIVVGVATTAVGLALIVRIKRAYGTVEENEFDNKDDVI, via the coding sequence GTGAGCTTTATTCTCGATTACTACAACTACTGGGTCGTCGTATTTCTGATGATGGCCGGTTTTTATATCGTTATTTCTGCAAATAACCTGGTTAAGAAGATTGTCGGCCTGAATATTTTTCAGACCTCGGTCTTCATGCTCTATATCTCTATGGGTAAGGTCAGCGGAGGTACAGCTCCTATCGCTGTTGAGGGAGTTACTCAATATTCCAATCCTCTTCCACACGTCCTTATTCTTACAGCCATTGTTGTTGGTGTTGCCACAACGGCGGTGGGTCTTGCGCTGATTGTTCGGATCAAACGAGCTTATGGAACTGTTGAGGAGAATGAATTTGATAATAAGGATGATGTTATCTGA
- a CDS encoding monovalent cation/H+ antiporter complex subunit F encodes MTDILAAACIAILVVMALALIRAFKAPTVYDRVLGVNMFGTKTVLFIAVSGFLMGRPDFLDIAIVYALINFIGMVAVLRFFEYTSPIE; translated from the coding sequence ATGACGGACATTCTGGCAGCAGCCTGCATAGCTATTCTGGTGGTTATGGCACTAGCCCTTATCAGGGCATTTAAGGCACCTACGGTTTACGATCGGGTACTTGGCGTAAATATGTTCGGCACCAAGACCGTTCTGTTTATTGCCGTTAGCGGATTTCTGATGGGTCGACCTGATTTTCTGGATATCGCCATAGTCTACGCGTTGATTAATTTTATTGGGATGGTCGCGGTACTTCGATTCTTCGAATATACCTCACCCATTGAATAA
- a CDS encoding NAD(P)/FAD-dependent oxidoreductase, with product MQQFDVVIVGAGASGLMCAATAGYRGRSVLVLEHTSKIGRKILMSGGGRCNFTNMHNSPAHFISQNPHFCKSALSRYSAQDFIDLVDRHGVEYHEKTLGQLFCNESSKEILQVLSTECEWAGVEIRTETEIHKLKSVEAGFQLQTTKGNISAESVVIATGGLSIPNGGATSFAYDIAEQFSLDVLPRCASLVPFTLQPKDKEALSELSGVSHSVRATIGKISFLEMMLFTHRGISGPAILQISNYWHPGEEVEIDLFPDFDLLEWLKGQREARPKAELTTIMAQQMSKRMAQVLCTKFELNGVMGNFSNKQLETIAAAFCRWKIKPSGTEGYRTAEVTIGGINTNEINQKTMESNSASGLYFIGECLDVTGHLGGHNFQWAWASGFAAGQAV from the coding sequence TTGCAACAGTTTGATGTCGTTATTGTCGGAGCCGGCGCCTCCGGTTTGATGTGTGCCGCTACCGCGGGCTATCGAGGGCGATCAGTATTGGTGTTGGAGCATACCTCCAAGATTGGCCGGAAAATACTGATGTCCGGTGGTGGGCGCTGTAACTTCACGAATATGCACAATTCACCTGCGCACTTCATCTCTCAGAACCCACATTTCTGCAAATCTGCACTGAGCCGATATTCAGCCCAGGATTTTATCGATCTGGTCGATCGTCACGGGGTTGAATATCACGAGAAAACCTTAGGTCAGCTTTTTTGTAATGAATCCAGTAAAGAGATCCTCCAGGTTTTGTCGACTGAGTGTGAGTGGGCAGGCGTTGAGATCAGAACTGAGACTGAAATACATAAACTGAAGTCTGTTGAAGCTGGTTTTCAGTTACAAACGACTAAAGGCAATATCTCAGCAGAATCTGTTGTTATTGCGACCGGTGGTCTGTCTATTCCTAACGGTGGCGCGACGAGTTTTGCTTATGACATCGCTGAACAGTTTTCGTTGGATGTTTTACCACGTTGCGCTTCTTTGGTCCCATTTACCTTACAGCCAAAGGATAAAGAGGCTTTGAGTGAGCTCTCAGGTGTCTCTCATTCTGTCAGGGCGACCATAGGTAAAATCAGTTTTTTAGAGATGATGCTCTTTACTCACCGGGGTATTAGTGGCCCGGCAATTCTCCAGATTTCAAACTATTGGCATCCGGGTGAAGAGGTTGAGATCGACCTGTTTCCAGACTTTGATCTTCTTGAATGGTTAAAAGGGCAGCGCGAAGCCCGTCCTAAAGCTGAACTGACTACCATCATGGCTCAGCAGATGAGTAAGCGGATGGCGCAGGTGCTCTGTACCAAGTTTGAGCTCAATGGCGTGATGGGCAACTTCTCAAATAAACAGCTTGAAACGATTGCTGCAGCCTTCTGTCGTTGGAAAATAAAGCCTTCAGGTACCGAAGGGTATCGTACCGCAGAAGTGACGATCGGCGGTATAAATACTAACGAAATCAATCAGAAAACGATGGAATCTAATTCTGCTTCTGGTCTTTATTTTATCGGAGAGTGTCTGGATGTCACCGGGCATCTAGGTGGTCATAACTTCCAATGGGCCTGGGCTTCAGGCTTTGCGGCGGGTCAGGCGGTTTAA